CGAGAACAGAACCCTGTGGTTTGAATCAAATGTACGCGATGAGATACGGTACCATTCCGATTGTAAGAAGAACGGGAGGACTGAATGATACAGTTATGGATATTGGAGACGGGGGTTTTGGCATTTGTCATGTTCAGGCCTCTGTTAAAGATGTAACGGATTCGATAAACAGAGCAATAGAACTGTTCGGAAAGAAGAAAAAACTGCTTGAAATAAGGAAAAAATGTATGCGAATTGATCATTCATGGAATAAATCAGCGCAAGAATATTTAAATTTATACAAATCTTTAACCCATTAAATATGTTCACTAAAAAAGTTTTAGGAATTATCCTCGGAGGAGGACAGGGATCTCGACTTTACCCCCTTACAGAAAGTCGTTCTAAACCTGCTGTGCCGATAGCGGGCAAATACAGATTAGTCGATATTCCAATTTCGAATTGTATCAACTCAGAGATCAAAAGAATGTATGTGTTGACACAATTTAATTCCGCATCCCTTAACAGACATATTAAGAACACCTATCATTTTAGTTTCTTCAGCCAGGCATTTGTAGATGTTCTTGCAGCTGAACAGACCCCTATGAGCGATACCTGGTTTCAGGGCACGGCTGATGCAGTTCGACAAAGCATGCATCATTTCCTAAGGCATGAATTTGAATATGCTTTGATTTTATCAGGAGATCAGTTGTATCAGATGGACTATAACCTGATGGTCGATCAACACATCAAAAGCAAGGCGAAAATTTCTATTGCTACAATTCCTGTTAATGCGAAAGAAGCTACCTCTTTTGGAATTCTTAAATCTGATGAAAAGAACAAAATAACCTCGTTCATTGAAAAGCCGGATTCAAGTTTGCTTCCAGACTGGACTTCTGAAGTGAGCGATGACATGAAGGCGGCTGGACGAAATTATCTTGCTTCGATGGGGATCTACATATTTAACAGGGATTTGCTGATCGATCTGATGAATAATCCGGATACAAATGATTTTGGAAAGGAAATAATTCCGCAGTCAATCGATAAGCATAAGGTAGTGAGCTATCAATACGAAGGATATTGGACGGATATAGGAAATATAGATTCATTTTTTGAAGCGAATCTGGGATTGACAGATGATATTCCTGCCTTCGATCTTTATGACCGAAACAAACGGATCTATACCAGAGCAAGAATGCTTCCCACTTCAAAAATTTCAGGAACAACCTTGAATAGAAGCGTCATTGGTGAAGGATGTATTATCCATGCTGCAAAAATAGACAGGTCAGTTATTGGAATCCGTTCGCGAATTGGAAACGAATCTACGGTGATCAATACGTATATGATGGGTAATGACTGGTACGAGACCCTTGATGATATCGAAAAGAAAAGAACACAGATACTGATGGGTATTGGTGAGCGATGCTTTATAAAGAACGCCATCATTGATAAAAATTGCCGCATTGGAGATGATGTAAGAATTAATGGAGGGCCTCATCAAAAAGACAGAGAAACTGAAACTTACTGTGTTAAGGATGGCATTGTTGTTATCAAGAAAGGTGCAGTTATTCCAAAAGGATACGTAATTTAACTAACAATTAATAGCATGCAAAAGCAGCAAAGAGTCGTTATTGACCGTGTTTCTCCACAAATTAACGGCGGAGCTTATTATATTAAAAGAGTAGTGGGCCAACTGGTCCATGTGTCAGCGGACGTACTTGCCGACGGACATGATGTGTTGGCGGTTTCCATACGATATAAGCATCAAAGTGACAGAAGGTGGAATGAGGTAAGAATGCATCCCGGCCATAATGATGAATGGTATGGTTCCTTCAAAGTTGAAAAACAAGGAAATTATGCATACAAAATTGAAGGCTGGGTTGATTATGCACTCAATTGGCAACATGGTATCAGCAGAAAGATTCAGGATGGTCAGCATGTAAGTTCTGAGTTATCCGAAGGGGTTTTGTATCTCAAACAGGTTATGAAAAAGGCAGATGCTGAAGAAAAAAAGTATTTAAAAGGCCTTATTTCATTGTTTGGAAACGAAAGTGATTATACAGAAGCAGTTGAGGAATCCGAGTCGAAAAAACTTAAGGAGATTTTTGAAAAGTATCCTGCAAAAATATTGGCAAATACCTCTGAGGAATTGCCTGTTTATGTAGATAGAAAGAAGGCACTTTTTAGTACCTGGTATGAATTCTTTCCAAGATCATCCTCAAAAGAAGAGAACAGGCACGGAACCTTTAAGGATTGCATTCCTTTGCTTGGAAGGGTGGCTGAGATGGGTTTTGACACCCTTTATTTTCCACCTATCCATCCTATTGGGGAAGTTAACCGTAAGGGTAAAAATAATACAACCAATGCCTTGGAAGGAGATGTTGGATCCTGTTGGGGTATTGGTTCAAAAGAGGGAGGCCATAAGGATATTCACCCACAGCTGGGAAGTATCGATGATTTTAAAGAATTAATTAGAGAGGCAAATTCGCTTGGCGTTGAGATTGCAATGGACTATGCCTTGCAGGCTGCCCCGGATCATCCATGGGTTAAGGATCATCCTTCATGGTTTAAATGGCGACCCGACGGAACTGTACAATATGCCGAGAATCCTCCAAAAAAGTATCAGGATATCCTGCCCATATATTTTGAATCAGAAGAATTTAAAGGATTATGGAAGGAATGTCTGGATATCTTATTTTACTGGATAGATTGTGGAATACGAATTTTCAGGGTTGATAATCCACATACCAAACCTTTTTATTTTTGGAACTGGATCATCAACGAAGTCAAACAAAAATATCCTGATGTTATCTTT
This DNA window, taken from Lutimonas zeaxanthinifaciens, encodes the following:
- a CDS encoding glucose-1-phosphate adenylyltransferase; the protein is MFTKKVLGIILGGGQGSRLYPLTESRSKPAVPIAGKYRLVDIPISNCINSEIKRMYVLTQFNSASLNRHIKNTYHFSFFSQAFVDVLAAEQTPMSDTWFQGTADAVRQSMHHFLRHEFEYALILSGDQLYQMDYNLMVDQHIKSKAKISIATIPVNAKEATSFGILKSDEKNKITSFIEKPDSSLLPDWTSEVSDDMKAAGRNYLASMGIYIFNRDLLIDLMNNPDTNDFGKEIIPQSIDKHKVVSYQYEGYWTDIGNIDSFFEANLGLTDDIPAFDLYDRNKRIYTRARMLPTSKISGTTLNRSVIGEGCIIHAAKIDRSVIGIRSRIGNESTVINTYMMGNDWYETLDDIEKKRTQILMGIGERCFIKNAIIDKNCRIGDDVRINGGPHQKDRETETYCVKDGIVVIKKGAVIPKGYVI
- a CDS encoding alpha-1,4-glucan--maltose-1-phosphate maltosyltransferase encodes the protein MQKQQRVVIDRVSPQINGGAYYIKRVVGQLVHVSADVLADGHDVLAVSIRYKHQSDRRWNEVRMHPGHNDEWYGSFKVEKQGNYAYKIEGWVDYALNWQHGISRKIQDGQHVSSELSEGVLYLKQVMKKADAEEKKYLKGLISLFGNESDYTEAVEESESKKLKEIFEKYPAKILANTSEELPVYVDRKKALFSTWYEFFPRSSSKEENRHGTFKDCIPLLGRVAEMGFDTLYFPPIHPIGEVNRKGKNNTTNALEGDVGSCWGIGSKEGGHKDIHPQLGSIDDFKELIREANSLGVEIAMDYALQAAPDHPWVKDHPSWFKWRPDGTVQYAENPPKKYQDILPIYFESEEFKGLWKECLDILFYWIDCGIRIFRVDNPHTKPFYFWNWIINEVKQKYPDVIFLAEAFTRPKIMQQLAKQGYTQSYTYFTWRDNKHELINYLEELTKTEQREYMRPNFWPNTPDINPYHLQGANESKHIQRYVLAATLSSNLGIYGPIFEQMISAPLSGREEYLNSEKFQIQHHDWSVENWLIKLISGINQARKDHEALQQTNNIKFCHIDNDQLIAFYKWNDERTSEVFVVVSLDHHHAQRGTVQLPVQDIGIGHDQDLQIRDIVPDVSYTWKGEWNFVELHPNMPFHIFEIIK